From Garra rufa chromosome 19, GarRuf1.0, whole genome shotgun sequence, the proteins below share one genomic window:
- the LOC141293048 gene encoding E3 ubiquitin-protein ligase rififylin, protein MDLRPRMCHTCQRLHCTFFERAELMRLKVKDLRDYLHLHETPTQMCREKEELVELVLAQQTPRGSGSAESRSQPSAAPLPSHALAESEALTEEEDEDEDEEGDEEEEEEEEDGDQDGDGEGEDEEGEEDDEDDEEESTDSEETLVHSRRASLSDLSRVEDIEGLSVRQLKEILARNFVNYQGCCEKWELMEKVTHLFNDQKDLHNLVSNTKTEAADPAEPSGQEENLCKICMDSPIDCVLLECGHMVTCSKCGKRMNECPICRQYVVRAVHVFRS, encoded by the exons ATGGACCTCCGGCCGCGGATGTGCCACACCTGTCAGCGGCTCCACTGCACCTTTTTCGAACGGGCAGAGTTGATGAGGCTGAAGGTAAAAGACCTCCGTGACTATCTCCACTTGCACGAAACCCCCACGCAGATGTGCCGAGAGAAGGAGGAGCTGGTGGAGCTGGTGCTGGCTCAACAAACTCCCAGGGGGAGTGGCAGTGCCGAATCCCGTTCACAGCCGTCTGCGGCTCCTCTGCCTTCCCATGCTCTTGCAGAGTCTGAAGCCCTCAcggaggaggaggatgaggatgaggatgaagaGGGTgacgaggaggaggaggaagaggaagaagaTGGTGATCAAGATGGAGATGGAGAAGGAGAAGATGAAGAGGGTGAAgaagatgatgaagatgatgaggaAGAG TCCACAGACAGTGAGGAGACGCTGGTGCACAGCAGAAGAGCTTCTCTGTCTGACCTGAGCCGAGTGGAGGACATCGAAGGTCTCAGCGTGCGGCAGCTGAAGGAGATTCTGGCACGTAACTTTGTGAACTACCAGGGCTGCTGTGAGAAATGGGAACTAATGGAGAAGGTCACCCACCTCTTTAATGACCAGAAAGACCTTCACAACCTGG TTTCAAATACAAAAACAGAAGCAG CTGATCCTGCTGAGCCCAGCGGCCAGGAGGAGAACCTGTGCAAGATCTGCATGGACTCCCCCATTGACTGCGTCCTGCTGGAGTGCGGCCACATGGTGACCTGCAGCAAGTGTGGGAAACGCATGAACGAGTGTCCCATCTGCCGACAGTACGTGGTTCGAGCCGTGCACGTCTTCAGATCGTGA